CCCCGTGCCGCCGCGGGAGCGCTTCCACCCGCGCGCCCAACGCCTGCGGCACGGCGGCAAGGGGCGGGTAGGTCGGGGTCTCGACGATCACGCGGTCGCCCGGTTCCACGAGCGCCAGGGCGACGAGAGCGTCGGCCTCGCTGCCTCCGATCGTCACGAGAACCTCGCTTGCGGTCACGCCGTAGGCGCGCGCGATCGCCTCGGTGAGGTCCGACCGGGCGGGCACCTCCCCGTAGCCGAACGACCCCGCCGGACCCGCGCCGGGAAGCTCGGAGACCGGTAGCGGAGCCACGCCGCTTGCGGCAAGAACCGTGCGCGCGCGCTCCTCGTGGCGGGAGAGCCACTCCTCCAGCGGGAACGGCGGAAACTGCATGCCGGTTGATCGGAACCGGACCGATAAACCTTATGCGCCCCTCGCGCGTGCGTGACGCCCGTGGAGACGATCGTCATCCTCCTGGCCGGGCACGCGGTCCTCATCGCCTTTGGCGTGCGGTTCCTTTCCGGGGCGCCGTTCCGGACGCGCATCGGCTACGAGATTCCCGATCCGGCCTTCCTGCGCGCGTGCCTTCCATGGATCGCGCTCTTTTGCCTCGTCCTCCTGGCCCACGTGGTCGAGATCCATTTCGACGTCTGGCTTGCCGAGGTCCTCGCGCTCGACTTCACGCGGGACATCCACGGGTTCGAGCGCGACCTTCCGGCCGCGTTCCAGTCGATCGTGCATCCCGTGCTCGACCTCCTGTTCGTCGGGATCTACATCTTCACGTACGTGTTCCTGATCTACTTCACGCCGGCGTTCTTCGTGCTGCACCGCGAGCGGCACAACCTGGCCCTGTACGTGTGCGCGTTTGCCATCGGCTGGCTTCTCGCGCTTCCCTTCTTCCTGTTCCTGCCCATGCACGATCCTTGGAGCGCGTCGCTGGAGCCCTGGTACGTCGGCACGCCCGTCGACTTCGGGCTTGGCCGCATCTGGCCCGACGTCCTCGAGGGATACTACCGCTTCACGTCGCCCAACAACGAGCTTCCGAGCTTCCACAGCCAGCTCTCCGCCATGTGCGCCGGCGTGGCCTGGTTGTCCGGCCACCGGCGGCTTGCGTACTTTGCCACCTTCTGCGCGCTCACGATCCCCATCACGAGCCTGTATCTTGGTCTCCATTGGCTCACGGACATCGGCGTGGGCCAGCTTTTCGCCGCCGTCTCTGTCGCGGCGGCCTGGCGCCTCACGCGGCCGCTGCGCGCGCAGGCGGTCGCCCTCGAGCCGCGGCCCGTTGCGGGGCCCCGCGAGCACGCGCCGGTCGAGGCTTCGACTCCCTAGCGATGGGGCGAAGGCCGGTCGGCCGCTTGCCCGGCGACGGGACGGCCTTTATGCGCGGCCGCCGGCCCGCTTGTAGCTGGCCGGTCGCGGGCCCACCGGCTGTCCCAATGCCTTCATTCATGCAGCCAGCCGGAGCCTAACTCCGATATCGGACGGAAGGGGAGCGATCAACCATGGAGACCCGAAGGGAAGCTGGGCGCGACGCGGAGGAGCGGGAAACGCAGACGCCGGGCGGGCGGACCGAGGGACGAGGCTTCGGCGGTTCGTCCCTCGACCGGTCGGAGATCGGCCGCCGGGGCGGTGAAGCGGTGAGCCGCAACCGCGACCACATGGCCGAGATCGGGAAGCGGGGAGGCCAGACCGTGAGCCGCAACCGCGACCACATGGCCGAGATCGGCCGCAAGGGCGGCCAGACGGTGAGCCGCAACCGCTCGCACATGGCGGAGATCGGACGCCGCGGCGGCGTGGCGCGCGGACGCCAGCTCTCGACGCGGCGCCCGGAGGGCGAACCCACGACCGGCGCGCAGGAGCCGGGCGAGGCCGAGGCCTAGGATCCCGCGGTCAGGCTACCGTCGGGCGGGCTGGACGAGCTCCACGAGCGCGCCTCCGGTGGATTTGGGGTGCAGGAACCCCACGAGGGAGCCTGCGGCCCCCGCGCGCGGAACGGCGTCGACCAAGCGCGCGCCGGCGGCCGC
The window above is part of the Candidatus Thermoplasmatota archaeon genome. Proteins encoded here:
- a CDS encoding phosphatase PAP2 family protein; this encodes MTPVETIVILLAGHAVLIAFGVRFLSGAPFRTRIGYEIPDPAFLRACLPWIALFCLVLLAHVVEIHFDVWLAEVLALDFTRDIHGFERDLPAAFQSIVHPVLDLLFVGIYIFTYVFLIYFTPAFFVLHRERHNLALYVCAFAIGWLLALPFFLFLPMHDPWSASLEPWYVGTPVDFGLGRIWPDVLEGYYRFTSPNNELPSFHSQLSAMCAGVAWLSGHRRLAYFATFCALTIPITSLYLGLHWLTDIGVGQLFAAVSVAAAWRLTRPLRAQAVALEPRPVAGPREHAPVEASTP